Part of the Musa acuminata AAA Group cultivar baxijiao chromosome BXJ2-7, Cavendish_Baxijiao_AAA, whole genome shotgun sequence genome is shown below.
ACACAAACCCACCGTGACGGAGCGGCTTGTGAGTGCCTGTATCCGGTCGTCACTCCATAAGTTTGGCTGGTAATTGGCCGTTCTCCGTGTGGGAGCTGCTTGCGCGCTGAAGCGGATGCTTGGACTTGGACGCTCGGAGAGCGTGGTCCGCCGGAGACCGTTGAGGTTACCGGTAAAGGATGGAGCACGGAAGAGGAGAGCCATTAAATGTTATCCTTCGGGCTTGAGTGTTGCAGAAGCTCTTACTGGTCGACTAGATCTGAGGTGGTCTTCTTATATAGAGCTCGAGACTGTGGTCTTTATGTGGTCAGTATTTTTGTGGCCACTGGAAGAATCAGCTTCAGGAAAGAGTAGAAAGTAAACAAAGTATGGCGTTGGGTGGTGCCGACGGAGACCTCACGGCTCGGGGAATGAGAGGACTGTTTGCCACTGATAGGATGGTACCAGTAGATGAATAGTAGCTTTTGAACTGTGAGAAATATTGCCACAGAAAACGCTGTAGTCCACGCAGGTTGGGGATGAAAATATCAGTACGGATTGGACAAGGGTACATTAGAAAGGTTAGAACGACAGTTCCGATGAGACTTGGGTGGATACTGTAAGTCACATAACCTGCAACAGTTTCTGATAAGATTTGGGTCGCTAcagtaaaaatgaaaaaaagagagagagaatacTGTGTATTTAATATGTTAATATGTCATAGGAACCCAATATTGTGTCGCATAAACCTTGTGAGAGTTCATAAAACCTTCTGTCACATCTCAGaatcaaatataataaatatttatagaagatttttatttttatttttattttttttataacactaaataatttttattcaaaaaaattataaattctttTGAGTagcataggaaaaaaaaaatctttcaagtCTTAAATCTATTTCTAATAGGTTATTCTAAAATAGtctaattgacttaaaccaaatccAATTTAACTAAAATCTAACCAAACCAGCTTCTAATCTAAATCGATTCGAAATCATCCTAGTCTCGTCTAGCTCGGATTTGATCGaattcatttatatcaaataagTTTAAATCGATTAGGTGGGCTTGGCCTCGTGGACTAGGCCGTGCTTGACTTTGCGGTCTAGGTCGCCTAGACACAATTTGGATTGCATCCGGTCATACTCAACTTATGAGATGGACCACCTAACCACACGGGTTGGGCTGCGCTTGGCTGCTAAGCTGGGCTGCCTAGCTGCATGGGCTAAGTTGCTAAGTTgggccatacatagcctcatgaGCTAGCCATCCGTTGTCATATGGGTTTGGTCAGCTTAGTCTGATCAATCGCTAAACTCGTGTTTGACCCcactaattaaattaaaatttaatttttattttctaaatattttaaaatagagTAATAATTGAACATGAACGGATTACGAGAAAAAGTCGTTCATGAAAACTTTCAAAATTAATTCATTAAAAAAGACttctaaataattaaatttaaaaacatattttcataattaaacaaTCTAATAAATTCATTATCCTAAATttagaaattcacacataatttctTAAATAAatgtatatctaattaaataaattattattattattattattattattattattattatctaaaaataagaattttaataattaaattgatCTTAACATGCATCAACTTATGATttaagcttaaaagatcattACCAAGTCAAGTATCATCAACATGAAATTAAGTAATTATTTTAACACAAAAATTCTATGATCATTATTCACTAATCataaaattatgaaattaaaaatattattatgcaccATAAAAATTATAGTAATTCAAATatacaaattttaaaattaaaaattaaaacttgTAAGAAAAAAAAGTAGAGAACTCACCACTCCTCTACGAGATATCGTCTTCGATCCTCTCTTGCCTCTATAACGAATAACGGAGATAGAGCTCTCTTTATGTAGGCGAAGATGAGTCCTCCGTAAAAagtaagaaatattatttttatttttatgtattaaaaaaataaaaataaaaatatttatttttaaaagtcatcacttattaggaaattaattaattaataagtaTTTAATTAATTGACTAAATTTCTAATTGTTTCACACTGAAACTATATTTAGTTATTTTCTTAACCATATTACACAAATAAGGGAATGAATGATTCAAATAAAGTAAAACATTTATTACAGTATCTTGATTTATGGTGAGAGGAGAAAAATCTTTAGTTACATTGAATGGTATTAGCGTATCTTTGTCGTCTATATCGATCATTTATCTTCTCTCTCGTGATCTTAAAACCGTTGGTTGATCATTTATCAATTAACTAGAATCATAGATTtccaatgataaaaaaataaaaaaatactcctCAATAAGCTTTAATTCTAAAATATTAATCATTATATTTTAGAAGTTattcttttaaattattttcttctGGGAATGGTGACAGCACTTCTCCAATACAGGTGGAGAGATCCCGAGACTCAAATGGCCATCCATATCTTTATTTAGTCAAACACATAGTTTGATTTGGTCAAGATTAACTTATATCAATTTGAACATGaatttaattcaaaaaatttaggTTTCAAGTAACGATCCGAACCTAAGatatataattcaactctttcaaTTCTTAGTGAAATGAGATTAATTCTCTTAGTCATTGTATCAAAATACTATGACATGTTTAAGTCGTCGATGGTATAATTAGGTCGATTCTTTTAGGGTATGATTCCAAAATATTAGAAGATGTCACAACACCAATAGTGCAAGAAATTAAATCGGAAGAACCAGAAGAAAGTCATCGAGAAATCGAAGGATGGAATAGAGGAGATACCTTGGAAAACATGGCATCCACATTGAAAAGTATAAAGCATGGTCGATCTCTCTAATTAGTTCTCTCCATTCCATTCGAATTCTTGAATGGTTGTAAACTGTTTAATCTGAGGATTCATGGGTCACTGGTCAATGGATTAAGGGTGGCTGTGATTGTATTACAAGCGAGTGCGAAACATCAACGTACTTTGAGACATGTTGACTACCACATGGTGGCAGGTTAGATTCGCCTTCTTCATCCGGTCCCATGTGTTGCTCATGCGGTCTTACTCTAACGAGGGTCGATCCGACAGATCCAAGATGGTGACTACCTGACGATCCTAAATCTTTCAATGAAAGGGGAAGAGGTTGAACATCATGCGTTGGGGAAACACCTCGAGGAAATGTTGAGGTTGGTGACAATGGTGATGGTCCACCAATAATGAATATCGGCGATGAGGTGGTGGCCATAGAGGATCTCATCGTTGGCAGTATGGGCAAGGTCGACAGTCTTGTCGACAAGCTAAGACTTTGAGGCAAGGACGATGGTGAGGTTCTTATgtgattttatctaattagataagatatattatagatataactggattctaattataattattagttaataaaaaataaGTCCAACTATGATAGGATACCCTAGGAGGAAACTTTGATAGAAGCGACTATTTTAATTACTTATCATAGACCCTTTGCTTGTGTGTATGAAACGATAGGACTTACTATGGAGTATACACACAATGTGTGGAGACATAAATACGCGACATGATTAAgagattatagattttttttatctctatTTATTCATGTAAATCAATCAATTAAAGATTACAGATCTTCTCTCGTCTCCCCTTTGTTCCTAAGTCCATCGCTTATATATTGACATCACTATAGCTTTCCGATCTAATGATGGTGTACCCGCATATCAAATAAAGATCTTTTGATCACCATCAAAATGTACACATCGTAAATTTGgatttattgttatttgatttcagatgTTGACATTAAATTTTTCGTAAAACAATAACATATTATGAGTTTATGCTCAATTGATATCAAACCTATGGTTTTGAAATTAAAAACATTAGATCTATTTGTTAACACTTTTCGTTCATGAAAATGTgttaattgatttttatttatgatgcatgaATGATTCATCGGTTTTTTTGATTTGCTTTTCTATCAAGTCCATCTTATCGTCTACTTGCGGGTGATATAAAATTTACCGTATTTGATCGATAGACCGTTGCTAACAACTTGCTATCAGCGATAGTATTGTTAAGGGCAGCAGCCTCCGATGGTTGCTCGTCCAGTTGTCAATAGCAGTTGCGCATCGCTACATGTGGCAGTTGTAGTAGCACCACTACTAGACGCCTAAGGCTATGCATAGGTGGTGACTGCACATAGTGGTCGTAGACGACGGTTGTGGTGCTTTGCATAGGTGGTGATCACACCCTGCACATGCGACGATTTCGCATAATGACAACACCCATACCTTGCACAATGGTTGCAAACGACTGTTATGACACCTCATGCACGACGATAATCACACTTAGTGCAATGGGTGCAAAAAGGGAGATTACGATTTTCTTTTGACTAAAAAAATAGTTTTACccctaataaataaaataatttcgaTTTGTGTCCTTAAATTTTACCTTTCGTTCTTGCACTTCGAAAATTATAAATTCTTATTTTATATCCTAAGTGAGAATTATAATTTTCCCTTTCTGAAATTTAAGATTTCTGATTAAtgtccttaattataaaattaattaatttaaattattttaattaaatacttTGATCTAACCGATCATAATTATATTTGTTATTACTGGATTGGATTTAGATTCGATCAATCAAGTCttgatcaaattaaaaaaaattatttttttattttgatcgaTTTTAAAGTTTTAACTAATTTAATTGGGTTAATATTTAGTCCAATTCTGAGTTtgtctaattaaataagattGATTAGTATAAGGGTTcaatacaaaattttaaaaatgcatataaattattattattttgatagttttctcatataatataatattctacatatgataaataaaaatctaattattatttttggatatttgTTTGATTATTCACATAAAGATATAATTTATGTTTCATCATGATTAcaattatcatataagtttttcTTTATACTaaataatgttcaataattattatgattattattttattagtgAATTATATcgatataaattagattaaaaaatttgataaatattatttataacttatatatCTAAACTTTATCTTACCCTACCAAAGTAATAGATTTAGGCTTATGGAAaatactttataataattttttttatcatttataagatattttaaattatattttatattattgtattggtcttatacccgccaataacttataaaattatattaataaattaattttaaatgatattaagaaattaatatttataatgacatatgattatgagatttaaataattttaatttaaaatttattttgaataattatatGATGAGGTAGGATGATGTTGTTTAGGATattcttataatttataattatatacaaAAAATATAGCAATACTATTTCACGCGTATGGTAACAATctatcataaataattttatgtgaacacttgatatgtcaatattttatcCAAATATGAAATAGAGATGATGTCAATAGTTCAACATTATGaaaaaaactcaaagtattattttattatagtggtATTTTCTTCATTTCAATCTTATAAATGTTCATACTTTttagaataaattattataaatggcttgagcatataTAATTGATACTAGGTGCATTTGACTTTGATCAAATTAGTTGAAAGGATCATAAACTAAATtacataaaaaaatgataattaataaaaaatgtcTAAAAGacttaattttataataattactaataatatttagatttcattatagtatataattatcataataaaaatattttaaaaattaatttaaatttaatgataagtcattggcctacatattaatgaaagaactaaTTAAAATTCAGTATAATAGTATttgaagaattcaagattatatccccAATATAACAAACTTATAAACTTAAGAACATTGAGCATGATTGCAATTAAgtttttttcttatataattttttcttaatcCTCTTTCTCAtagtttaatttatttaaaatttactataataaaattaaggataaataaaacttaaatgagccaactagtatatgtgtttagaaagaattaagattaaaatataaaagacTAATAATATTTTGGGTATTACTCAAAGAGTGggtaacaataaaagaaaattaaaacgtAAATCAATTAAGtttataaatactatataaactcataaaaggaaAATATTTATAGTAAAATACTACTTCTATGACAAAAAAGGTCATATTAAGAATGACTCTAGAGTTTGGTTAGAAAGGAAAAGGTATAATTTTGCTCTTTTGTATGTTTTATAAATCACTTGAGTTTATAAATACTACATAAATTCATAAAAGGAAAATATTCATAGTAAAGTACTACTTTTGTGGTAAGAAAGGTTACGTGAAAAAATACTATATAGTTTGGTTCTAAAGGGAAATGTATAACTTTGACATTTTAtatatttcaaatcaaatattatataaattcttTTCTAATACTTAGTGGATTGATTCTGacgcttcaacatatgttaccaaaaataagtatttattttaatataaaaagtaAAAGAGAATAAATTATTTATTGGTATAAGgaattatcttaaaatgaaagtgATAGTAGTTGGTACTTATCGCCTATGCCTAAAGATGATTTATTTAATGGATCTTGATAATACATGTTATGTTCttacaattttaaaattttgagttttttacTTAGAATTATTAGGATATTACTTCTCTTTTAGTGATGATAAACTTagtataatttaataaaattaacctttcaatttgatattattatctataCAGAATTAATGTGAATCTTGAGTTTATAACAACCTTATAATCAAATATTTGGATAAattatagttttataaactccttgagattatatatgcttatatctacgagtattttatatatatatatatatatatatatatatatatatatatatatatatatatatttgataaagagagattttttatcacttttatagataaccTATTAAGATATGACTATATATCTAATTGTATGATGTTATTGATATTTTGAAGTGTACATAAAAGAAgtcgagagataattagataaaaaattataattattagtTCTGATAGgtgtgataaattttatggtagttATGATGAATCTGattataattatgatatttttaaaaatatttcttatatttatttttctcataTGGTAAGAAAATAGAGCCTAACAAGGTAAACATTTTCATTGATCTTTTGGTTCATTGTTGATATTTCTCAATCTTCTATCCCCACAATAATTTGTATTGATGAGCCAGAACACGACAACAATTTCCTTGGTTTAGCATTGCATATTATCGGAATAGCCAAATCATTGTAAACTATGTGTTGGAGCATTATGCAACTTATGGGTAATTGGAAAAGCTTTCAGGTGCCTCTTCCATCTCGTTCTTCCCTCCTGGAAATGAGAGGTAATGAAGAAGAAGTCTATCTGTAGTAGAGGAGGGGAGAAGAAGCATTCTAAGGAAAAGATCGAATCGAACCGATCCATCCGATCCGATTCCTTTTTGAATTCATTCAATCCCATCAAAAACCGTAACGTTCAATCCGATTCATTCATTTTTGAATTCATTTAATCCTAGCACAATAGTCATCCTTATTAGAAGCAAACTTTGACAGCAGACGTATAAGGAAACCTCAAATACATTCCGACTCCAAGATGATGTCTCTAAAACATAATTGGTTCCATCAGCAACGCCATGACTTGGTTCTTGGTCTCTCCGCCAGGTATGCCATATCCATCCCCATTTCCATACATGAACTGGGACACTCGAGGGGTGTTACTGGCCACAGTCGTGAAGCAGTTCCGAGGATGGTTCCCATTTAGTGCTCGCCAATTGGCTCTGATAAGACCCCCGACGTGTTCACGTGCTGCACTCTCTGAAACATCTTTTTCATGCATGCAACACTGCAGGGCTTTTGCGACGTCGCCTCTTTGCAGCTCAGCCTGCAACAAAGAAATATCATCACGCAGATGAATCGAGTGATTCAAATGTATGAAGCAATGTTTTTACCGTCGAGGTAGCCAAATCATTGTAAAGCCGCAGAAGCATGCACGACGGCCGTGTGATTTCTGGGTAACTCCGGAAGCTTTCCAAGGCATCTTGAGTTAAGTCTTCGCTCATGCAAAAAGCATGAGTCAGAGACAtgtggcatgatatcgacatccATGCGTTGTCCAAGTAGTCACTTAGCTTGGGTACGTGGCCCCGCTGGTACCATTTTGCTTCCACCAAGTATGCTTTGCATAGATCTCCCCACTGAAGCAATAACAGTGTATTCCTCTCAGTAAAGGAAATAAGGTGATTGGCGTAGTAAGATGATAAAGAAAGCGATGGTATGTTACTGCTCTCTTTAGGTAGGGTAATATGTCCAAGCCCTTCTCTTTCGTGATTCTAAAAGCTGCTTCATTTGTAGTGTTGAAGACTGCGAGAAAACACATCTTCATGTACTCCGGAAACTTGCCGATCGCATTAATGTCCCATCTGAAATGTCCACCAGAGTACATGTTGAAATAACCGAAATAAAATATGAGATTGTGGTTGATAATGGCGGGAGATTCTGATCATCACCTGTCAACAGCATCAGTGAAGAGCTCGAGTTCGTCCAAGGTACCATAGACATCATAAACATCGTCGATCATCGTTATAAAGCAGTTTGCCTTTGTTTGGATCTCCCTGTAACTCGAAAATTGTGGTTCGAAAGCCCAGCCGACGGTCCAGAGATAGTTCTCCACCAATCTGTCTCTGAAGAATGGCAGCCTGTTTGCAAGGCCGATATCGGTCCACCATCTACTAGCCACAATTTGGTGTTAGAAATCTTTATGGTCGATATATAGTGTCGAAGTTCACGGGCTAATAGAAGAGAGTGAACTCGATTTACCTTGAGGCTTCACTGAGTTCTCTCTTATATATGCCCTGAACCATGTTGAAGTCCAGCTTAGCCAATTCAAGTAGCAGAGGGTTCATGGTGGCATCCCTCTGGTACGCATATATGAACCACCTGGTGTGTAACCTATGCATCCGCCAATGCAGTGGAAGCTCCAAGGCATAGGCCACCTGATCTCTGAGAGGAGGCTCCAGTGATCCCTGTTCCACGAGCTTCTTGAGGTGCTTAGTCGTGAAGTCCATAGCTTGGCTCAGGACAAGCTCCCCTTCCTTTTCAAGGTAGGAAGCCTCGTACAAGCTCAGCATTCCTTTTGTCTGATGCTGGAGGCAAGCTTTGAAGTGGCCCTTCTCATCTTTGAATCTGCGGAACATATCTTTGGCCACAACGTTCATCCATGTTAGATTGCGGCACCATAAATGAACAAAACCAAGACAAACGTTTTATGAGTTTCTTTCTTATGTAGTTAGCATATACAATGAGGAGGAGGAGCatatgaagaagaggaggaggaaaaggaaagataggaggaggaggagcaaatTTTAGTCCAGAAAACTAGATAATGGTTGAAGTGGACCTTCACAGGTCATCATCAAAACTCTATGCAGTATTATCAGACAGGACCGGTGTAAGAAAGCAGAACCACCTTCAGAAACATCGAAACCATTTTCTCTGAGAAGCCTAAAGAGAAGTGCTGTTGCATGGAGATTCTCCTTCAGCAGCATGCTTTTGTCTTCCAGGGATCCATGAATGCTCCTTAAAGAATCCTTAATATCGTCTTTAAAGTGATATGCCACACCAAGCTGTTGTAGGTGATCGATTAGTTGAAGTTGGACCTCGAGTTCCTTCTCCTCCTGTATCAGTTTCACAACTCTCTCCTCTAATTTGTTTATCCTTACAGCACACTGTTCCTCCTCCATCTAGATTTTCAAGTCACAGTAATAAGTACGCGCATATTcatatcacagagagagagagagagagagagagagagagagagagagagagagagagagagagagagagagagagagagattaaaatACAAATCAACCTTGTGGTCGATTGTGAGTGACCGTATGGAGTCATGCGTCCATATGTTTGGCTGGTAATTGGCTGATCTCCGTGACGG
Proteins encoded:
- the LOC135616265 gene encoding monoterpene synthase 7, chloroplastic-like; the encoded protein is MSLQILHVCCGATSFPCSSSNTLRRIASFQHHGDHARLSLRILCSGQPPSRRSANYQPNIWTHDSIRSLTIDHKMEEEQCAVRINKLEERVVKLIQEEKELEVQLQLIDHLQQLGVAYHFKDDIKDSLRSIHGSLEDKSMLLKENLHATALLFRLLRENGFDVSEDMFRRFKDEKGHFKACLQHQTKGMLSLYEASYLEKEGELVLSQAMDFTTKHLKKLVEQGSLEPPLRDQVAYALELPLHWRMHRLHTRWFIYAYQRDATMNPLLLELAKLDFNMVQGIYKRELSEASRWWTDIGLANRLPFFRDRLVENYLWTVGWAFEPQFSSYREIQTKANCFITMIDDVYDVYGTLDELELFTDAVDRWDINAIGKFPEYMKMCFLAVFNTTNEAAFRITKEKGLDILPYLKRAWGDLCKAYLVEAKWYQRGHVPKLSDYLDNAWMSISCHMSLTHAFCMSEDLTQDALESFRSYPEITRPSCMLLRLYNDLATSTAELQRGDVAKALQCCMHEKDVSESAAREHVGGLIRANWRALNGNHPRNCFTTVASNTPRVSQFMYGNGDGYGIPGGETKNQVMALLMEPIMF